The Desulfomonilaceae bacterium DNA window TCTATTCGGCATGTGCATCTGCATGACAACTTTGGAGGCGATTCTCCAAAAGCTGACCTGCATCTTCCCATAGGTGAAGGGAATGTGGATTTCGGTTCGATACTCAATGCTCTTTTGAGCACAGGCTATGACCGCACGATTACCCTGGAAGTGAAGCCTGAATTTCAGGAAACCACAAAAGCAGACATTCAGAAAATACTATCCGAAATTTGAAGGCTTCGAGATAAACCACAATCCCAGTCCCTGCCGGAACCTGCGAAGCGCCCCTCGGTGAGGAAGATCATACCGAAACTGGTGGGTGACGATTGCCGGAGCAGTTGTCGTTGGAGGGACTCGCAAAAGTAAACAGGAAACCTTAGCGATACGCCTCTGGATTTTTAGGCTCGTGCTATTTCTCCTTCGACCCGGGATTTTCCATAATCCTTCGCCCCGCCAAACCAACTGAAAAGGCCAGGATAAACTGGCCAATGTAGTAAAGCGGCAGCCCGACAAGTCGATTGAGAAAGTCGGGATCTATAAATCGATTCCTTGCGACAAAGATGTCTGAAACGTAGAATAAAAGAGCGCCGGACAATATGGACCACGCAAAGATTCTGTTCGTGTAAGGATTGCGGAATACAGCCCAGGCCCCTGACACCATAACGCTGATTATTAAGATGTAACAGACCACAGGGATAAGCATGGAGCCAAGGTGGGGATACAGCCACCACAATACGTACCCACTGAAAGCAAGAATCAAGAAGTTGACCGAATGAAACCAGTCCGTGCGCTGGGTCTGTTGAGCAAAAGCAAGGATATAAAAAACATGGCCCCCAAGAAAAGCCACTAAACCGAATCGGAATGGCATATTCCCGGGGAGCGCAAGACAAATGTCACCCACGAGGCCGAGTATTAAACCCGTGATCACCAAGCGGCAATATCGCTTAAAATGATGAGGTAGAAGAGCCGCAGTTAAAACAAATAGGCTCGACAGCGGCGCTTTGAAAAGTAAGATGAGTTTATAGCTGTCTGTTTTCTCAGCCCACAACAGGCCGACTAAGAGAGAGCAGGAGACAATGGGCAAAACGACTCGGACCATGGCAGCGCCTGGGATGAAATTCATAGGTGGATCTGCCCAACAGGAATTGCAACTAAATCTCCGCAGAAAAACCGGCTAACCGAAATGGCATCAGGCATACATGAGGCGCCAACAAAAGGTTCATGTCCCATTTTGATCTCCATGGGGGTGTGATGCTGGGTTAAATGAAAAGCTATATTATGCTGTTTTATGGCGAAAAATAGCTTTTATATTACATGATCTTACCGATATATTCAACCTGATGTATCCAGCCAGTTTATTTTTCGTAACCATTGAGTTTCGCACTGCCGGGTCCAAGGGTATCTATTGAGTTCCGAACGGTCCTTGCCGGAGATGAACCAGTGACTGAAATGGGGCAGCAACGTGGAGAGCCTTTTCAATGACCGTTTCTCCACTACTGCTCATCA harbors:
- a CDS encoding lysoplasmalogenase — protein: MNFIPGAAMVRVVLPIVSCSLLVGLLWAEKTDSYKLILLFKAPLSSLFVLTAALLPHHFKRYCRLVITGLILGLVGDICLALPGNMPFRFGLVAFLGGHVFYILAFAQQTQRTDWFHSVNFLILAFSGYVLWWLYPHLGSMLIPVVCYILIISVMVSGAWAVFRNPYTNRIFAWSILSGALLFYVSDIFVARNRFIDPDFLNRLVGLPLYYIGQFILAFSVGLAGRRIMENPGSKEK